The following proteins are encoded in a genomic region of Triticum dicoccoides isolate Atlit2015 ecotype Zavitan chromosome 1B, WEW_v2.0, whole genome shotgun sequence:
- the LOC119350782 gene encoding uncharacterized protein LOC119350782 — protein MASLKKKVIDYWIYPSSKENPANGHTPLPFASAPPPLPQAPNPLLSPALTPPSPPHDLPARIPPLGFRESGWSAPPQWQLWHRALCTHSDPRSSGTCDAGLAAAAGASPDVSQASADKGVGANGAHQMAAKKGDPGTSVCRKAIKIMTYNVCFGQNMELHSRIPAIGDLICLQEVTPEIHGLLKKSDWWAEYKCLMPREMDMRSYFCMQMSKLPVDSFRGVPFSNSAMGRELCMANFSIGGVTLVLGTSHLESPRREAPWWDHDMNRNKRAAQAKASLEWLGGSRNVIFCGDMNWDDKIDGPFPLPSGWVDAWAELKPGEDDWTYDTVANAMLSKGFKKLQLRLDRFVCKLPDFEVQGIEMVGTEPIPGVSYEKAKEYSFKSKSKKKFSWAREWTLPVLPSDHFGLVLTIAPRDGSSAPSE, from the exons atggctTCCCTTAAAAAAAAAGTCATCGACTACTGGATTTACCCGTCGAGCAAAG AAAACCCTGCCAATGGCCACACTCCTCTCCCGTTCGCCTCGGCGCCTCCTCCGCTTCCCCAAGCCCCAAACCCTCTCCTCTCCCCAGCATTGACCCCGCCTTCCCCTCCCCACGATCTCCCGGCGAGGATCCCGCCGCTGGGATTCAGAGAGTCGGGATGGAGTGCGCCGCCGCAGTGGCAGCTGTGGCACCGCGCCCTGTGCACACACTCCGACCCTCGGAGCTCCGGCACCTGCGACGCTGGCCTGGCCGCTGCTGCAGGCGCATCGCCCGACGTCTCCCAGGCGTCCGCCGACAAGGGCGTGGGCGCCAACGGAGCGCACCAGATGGCCGCCAAGAAAG GAGATCCTGGGACTAGTGTGTGTAGGAAGGCCATTAAAATCATGACGTACAATGTGTGTTTCGGGCAGAACATGGAACTGCACAGTAGAATTCCTGCTATTGGAGATCTTATATGCCTCCAG GAGGTTACACCAGAGATACATGGGCTTCTGAAAAAATCCGACTGGTGGGCAGAATACAAATGCTTGATGCCACgtgaaatgga TATGAGATCATATTTCTGCATGCAG ATGAGCAAATTGCCTGTGGATTCTTTCCGCGGCGTTCCATTTTCCAATTCAGCAATGGGAAGGGAGCTGTGCATGGCAAATTTTAGCATTGGCGGGGTGACCTTGGTGTTGGGTACAAGCCACCTAGAGAGCCCGCGCCGTGAGGCTCCTTGGTGGGATCACGATATGAACAGAAACAAGCGAGCCGCCCAGGCGAAGGCGTCCCTCGAATGGTTGGGAGGATCACGGAACGTGATATTCTGCGGGGACATGAACTGGGACGACAAGATCGACGGGCCCTTCCCTCTGCCGAGCGGCTGGGTTGACGCCTGGGCTGAGCTGAAGCCGGGTGAAGATGACTGGACGTACGACACGGTGGCCAACGCCATGCTGTCTAAAGGTTTCAAGAAACTACAGCTGAGGCTGGATCGGTTCGTGTGCAAGCTGCCGGATTTCGAGGTCCAGGGCATCGAGATGGTTGGGACGGAACCGATACCCGGCGTCTCGTACGAGAAGGCGAAGGAATACAGCTTTAAGTCAAAGTCTAAGAAGAAATTCAGCTGGGCGCGCGAGTGGACGCTGCCTGTGCTGCCCAGCGACCACTTCGGGCTCGTCTTGACGATCGCCCCTCGGGATGGAAGCAGTGCTCCGTCAGAGTAA
- the LOC119350783 gene encoding tyrosyl-DNA phosphodiesterase 2-like — MQMSKLVVDSFDGVPFSHSVMGRELCMANINIGGVSLVLGTSHLESPSPPPRLRSNERVAQAKESLMLLGGRGSSNMIFCGDMNWDEKTDGPFPLPDGWVDAWAELKPGEDGWTYDTLANAMLSKGSKKLQLRLDRFVCKLPDFEVQGIEMVGKDPIPGVSYVKVDVARWKIKEKVYRQRRERMLPVLPSDHFGLVLTITPRAGSSASSE; from the coding sequence ATGCAGATGAGCAAGTTGGTTGTGGATTCTTTCGACGGCGTTCCATTTTCCCATTCAGTAATGGGAAGGGAGCTTTGCATGGCAAATATCAACATTGGTGGCGTGAGCTTGGTGTTGGGGACAAGCCACCTAGAGAGCCCGAGCCCGCCTCCTCGGTTGCGGAGCAACGAGCGAGTCGCTCAGGCAAAGGAGTCCCTCATGTTGTTGGGAGGAAGAGGATCCAGCAACATGATATTCTGCGGGGACATGAACTGGGACGAGAAGACAGACGGGCCCTTCCCTCTGCCGGACGGCTGGGTTGACGCCTGGGCTGAGCTGAAGCCGGGTGAAGATGGCTGGACGTACGACACGTTGGCCAACGCCATGCTGTCTAAAGGTTCCAAGAAACTACAGCTGAGGCTGGATCGGTTCGTGTGCAAGCTGCCGGATTTCGAGGTCCAAGGCATCGAGATGGTTGGGAAGGACCCTATACCCGGCGTCTCGTACGTGAAGGTGGATGTAGCCCGCTGGAAGATTAAGGAGAAGGTCTACCGGCAGCGTCGCGAGCGGATGCTGCCTGTGCTGCCCAGCGACCACTTTGGGCTCGTCTTGACGATCACCCCTAGGGCTGGAAGCAGTGCTTCGTCAGAGTAA
- the LOC119350784 gene encoding uncharacterized protein LOC119350784 gives MATLLSRSPRRLLRFLKPQTLLSPRLTSSSPPHDLPARIQPLGLRESGWSAPPQWQWHRHRALWTYSNPQNSGACDAGLAAAPGASSLPLRMRRGRASSSDAAQVSAKEGDGDPETSLCSKAIKIMTYNVCFGKDYELHSRILALGNIIQHHSPDLICLQEVTPEIHGLLQKSAWWPEYKCFMSRNMEYYMEGDMARSNMGKPLSKRKKYMERSYFCMQV, from the exons ATGGCCACGCTCCTCTCTCGTTCGCCTCGGCGCCTCCTCCGCTTCCTCAAGCCCCAAACCCTACTCTCCCCGAGATTGACCTCGTCTTCCCCTCCCCACGATCTGCCGGCGAGGATTCAGCCGCTGGGACTCAGAGAGTCGGGATGGAGTGCGCCGCCGCAGTGGCAGTGGCACCGGCACCGCGCCCTATGGACATACTCCAACCCTCAGAACTCCGGGGCCTGCGACGCTGGCCTGGCCGCTGCTCCAGGCGCATCGTCCCTCCCGTTGCGCATGAGAAGGGGTCGCGCGTCGTCGAGCGACGCCGCCCAGGTGTCCGCCAAGGAAG GAGATGGAGATCCTGAGACAAGTTTGTGTAGCAAAGCCATTAAAATCATGACGTACAATGTGTGTTTCGGGAAGGATTATGAACTGCACAGCAGGATTCTTGCTCTTGGAAATATTATTCAGCACCACAGCCCAGATCTTATATGCCTCCAG GAGGTTACACCAGAGATACATGGGCTTCTGCAAAAATCCGCCTGGTGGCCAGAATACAAATGCTTCATGTCTCGTAACATGGAATATTACATGGAGGGGGACATGGCCCGTTCCAATATGGGGAAACCATTGTCGAAACGAAAAAAATATATGGAGAGATCATATTTCTGTATGCAGGTATAG
- the LOC119350785 gene encoding syntaxin-132-like, translated as MELINKDSFELHRWDSSRDEGDVEIGMHQPDVSDNLKGFFKKVDGIESLIANLMSLLTKLQTANEESKAVTKASAMKAIKKKMEKDIDEVVKIACMAKTEHVILLSELYLHLHKLKDGHAAYGLILDLELLSLLPNSILGTSIAFIPILDCRGVHFYENEGSLKAAEMHKITTLVLLLVWL; from the exons ATGGAGCTCATCAACaag GATTCCTTTGAGCTTCACCGGTGGGATTCCTCAAGAGATGAGGGGGATGTTGAAATAGGGATGCATCAGCCCGACGTCTCTGATAATTTAAAAGGATTCTTCAAGAAG GTTGATGGAATTGAGAGCCTAATAGCTAACTTGATGAGTCTCTTAACTAAGCTCCAG ACTGCAAACGAGGAATCAAAAGCAGTTACAAAAGCAAGCGCCATGAAAG CAATTAAGAAGAAAATGGAGAAAGATATTGATGAGGTGGTGAAAATTGCTTGTATGGCAAAAACAGAACATGTTATTCTTCTTTCCGAGCTGTATCTGCATCTGCATAAACTAAAAGATGGACATGCTGCTTATGGTTTG ATTCTTGATTTGGAGCTGCTCAGTTTGCTCCCGAATTCGATTCTTGGTACTAGCATAGCTTTCATTCCTATCTTGGATTGTCGTGGTGTCCATTTCTATGAAAATGAAG GTAGTCTGAAAGCCGCAGAGATGCACAAGATTACAACACTTGTTCTGCTTCTTGTTTGGCTCTGA